Proteins from one Acidimicrobiales bacterium genomic window:
- a CDS encoding ATP-binding protein, whose amino-acid sequence MEATIRLCPHPTSARAAREFVAGTLLHWGRRDQTEAAVLLTSELVTNAIIHARTQVAVTMHLGDEALRVVVLDESKEPPSRRSGTDELGGGRGLKLVEAMAAAWGVSPEGNGKAVWFELV is encoded by the coding sequence ATGGAAGCGACCATCCGGCTATGCCCCCACCCCACCAGCGCCCGGGCGGCCAGGGAGTTCGTTGCCGGGACGTTGCTCCACTGGGGACGCCGAGACCAGACCGAGGCGGCCGTCCTGCTCACCAGCGAGCTCGTGACCAACGCCATCATCCATGCCCGCACCCAGGTCGCGGTCACCATGCACCTGGGCGACGAGGCCCTGCGGGTCGTGGTGCTCGACGAGAGCAAGGAGCCCCCGAGCCGCCGGTCGGGAACCGACGAGCTCGGAGGCGGCCGAGGCCTGAAGCTGGTGGAGGCCATGGCTGCCGCGTGGGGCGTCTCTCCGGAGGGGAATGGCAAGGCGGTGTG